The sequence below is a genomic window from Acetivibrio clariflavus DSM 19732.
TCAAAATACGGCATTAGAAACGCGCTTATATTATCTGCAATTAAATCCATGATTCCCAATAAGTACATGACAAAGAATCCGCCTATAGATAGCAGGGATAAAGCTGTCAGTGATATAAAAATTCTTTTCTTGTTGCCAAATAGGATTATAGATAATAAAAAACTAAAAAGAGAAATTATTAAATTATTTATGACGGAAATTTCGTATCCCATTATAGCGGATAATAAAAGAATCCATCCTAAGCCGTATATGAATTCTGCAAACATTTAGGCCACTTCCAATCTGCAAAGTTCATTTTCATAACTGATTTTGTATACTTTTATATTATTGGACAATAGATCCACTAAAGGCTGTTTATCCTGATCGGTTAAAATACTGCCTACTTCGCATTTGTTTTCATTGATTATGTAAATATTTATATCCGGTATCCTTGCACGGTTTAAAAGGATATATTCGCTTAATTCTTTGGTTATGTAGGGGGTAAAAATCATTATATTGGCATACTGTGCGAAACTGCCCAGTTCTTTTTCCAGTATACTGATGAATTCTCTGCCGGAAAACATCATATTGGCCAGGACATTGTAAAATTGTCCGAAATCGTTGATATTACTTGCTGAAATGTATTGCATGTCGAATTTGTAGTAGGAAAGATAAGTGGGAGTATTGTTTTCCAACAAGTATTTTATAGTTGCAACTACACATTCGATAATATAATCTTGCATGACCACATTATATTCAAAACTAAAGGGCAAACTGTCATAGTTTATAATTATTTTGGTACGGCTATTGATATTGCCCTCATTTTCTTTAACCAAAAGTTTCCCTTGTTTTGCACTTAATTTCCAATGAATTGCTTTTAACGGATCTCCCGATTGGTAATCCCGTACATTGGAAAAAATACTGGGATCTTTATTGGTTTTACTTACAATACTTTCGTTAGATTCAATTAAGGAAGTGTATTTATTAACCTGTATAAGTTCGCGTATTTTGGGATAGACCAGAATTTTGGGATTTTCTATCGACTTAAATTTAATTGTGAACAAGTTGAAAAAATCCCGTATACTTATTGACTGAATACCTATGTAATAGCTTCCTCTATATCGGCAGTCAACCTTCTTGACTGCTTTTTTTACTTCATCGGGATATAATATGAATTCATCTTCTTCTCCCAGTATAGTATCTTTGAAAAGCACCTTGCTATCGGTAAATTCAATGGTCATAGGACAAAACAGCAGTTTTGTGTGATTACTTATTTCGTAAGTATAAGTTATGACATCACCTTTTACTACAATACGCTGATCTACGTTTTCAAGCAGTCTGAAAGATGCCATGGTGAACAGTATTAACGAAAGAGATACAACGGGCAATAACAGTGCGGTGTAAAAGAGTATAGTAGATATATAACCGTCTTTGTAAATTCCCAATGCAATTGTAAAGATTAAAAAACATAGATATATGATTTTATTCTTTAACAATTTGAACACAGCCTTTCCTTTACTTCGCTGTTCTATTCAGGTACTGTTATCTTTTTTAACAGTTCATTTAATATATCTTCCACAGAGATATTTTCATACTTTGCTTCAGCCCTTGGAATTATTCGGTGTCTTACAATGGGCATTAGTACCTTTTTAATATCGTCCGGTGTTACAAAGTCTCTGTTTTGGTAATAGGCCCATGCTCTGGCCGCCCTTGCAACGGCTAAAGTACCCCTGGGGCTGATTCCTAGCTGGATTTGATTGCTCCTTCTTGATTCCTGTGCTATTTTAATAATATATTGAGCAACCTTTTGGTTTATTTTGACTTTAAGTATTTCTTCCTGAACTTCTAGTATTTCTTCTAATGTAACTACAGCTTCCAAATGTTCAAGAGGGATCTCCTGCCCGTAAATGCTTAAAATACCAAGTTCCTCTTCCTCATTGGGGTAGCCTATGGATATCTTCATAATAAAGCGGTCCAGTTGGGCTTCAGGTAAGGGATAAGTTCCTAAATGTTCTATCGGATTTTGAGTGGCTATAACCATAAAAGGCTTCGGTAAAGGATAGAGTTTACCGTCAACGGTAACTTTCTTTTCTTCCATGGCTTCTAACAAACCCGATTGTGTCTTTGGCGGTGTCCTGTTAATTTCATCGGCTAAGAAAATATTTGCCATGATAGCACCTTCTCTATATTCAAATTCATTGGTTTTGGGATTGAACATAGAGAAACCTGTAATATCGGAAGGCATAACATCCGGTGTGCAGGATATTCTTTTAAACTTCCCTCCGATTGTTTTGGATAATGCCAATGCCAGAGTGGTTTTTCCTGTACCTGGTACATCCTCAATTAATACATGACCGTCACAAAGAAGTGCCAAACACAATAATTCTATGGTGTCCCTTTTGCCTACAATAACTTTCTCAATGTTACTGACCATTCTTTCGATGACATTGTTATTTTTTTTCATAAAGTGCACCTTTTCTTATAATATTTGATTTAGTCAATAGCAGAGGTGAAATATGTTTGAACTAAATTATAATCCTATTTGTATTATAGAGTTTTTTTAAAATAAAGTAAATAAAAAACAATAAAGTCTTTAAAACGTAAGTGATTTTAATTATTTTGATTTTTATTAAATTTTCTTAAAGAAACTAGTTTTTCTGCCTCCAGGTATTAATTTTTTGTAAGTATTTTTTTTATGTAAAAATAATTCCGGGTAATGTAAGCGATTAAAAGGTTTGTGTTGTAAACTGTGAAGTGATATGACCTTCTGTTTTTGTTAACTTTAAAATATGTTACCATTATGCAAACAAAATAATTTGAAAATCATCTAAATAGTGATAAAAATATAAATTATATGCATTGTATAATTACATCAAAGAATAGAAAAATGATAGCATTGTTTAGGCTTTTATGAAGGTAATAATTGTTCTTCTTGTAAAGAAAGGGGGATTAAATATGAAAAAAAATTTTAAAACCGATAGTTTACCTGGTATTAATAATTTTTATTGCATTAAACATTGCTTTATATGTTAAATATTCAAGAGCGAATGCGGATTTACAACGTGTTGGTAAACTAGCTGGCAAAAATTACAAGAGAATATTTGAAAGTGTTGTAAATAGCAATTATTATCAAACATTTGATATAGGAAGAGTGCAGCTTTTAGAAGGAAAGATGGATGGTGCTTACTATTGTGCTGATATGATACCTTTTGGATCAGGTAAACTTGCTTGTTCTGCTATAGCCGATGAATTGAAAAGACAACTGTACATACTCTCAGAACAGTACTATAATAAAGGCTCATTTAGTGAAGATGATAGAATTGTATATAATGAAATACTTCAAGAGATATCGGATGTTTATGAAGCATTAACCTATGATAATTATGTTTATTTATCAACTAATAGAGAAATTATAGTGAACTACTCTAATTCCATTAAAAAGAAATATAATATAGATTATTAGCAGAAAGCATTAAAAACTCTTTACCTCTGGTTAAATAATTTAATATAAAGTTTTAAAATCAGCCCTAGGAACAAGTGCGATTTATGCTTGTTGCTAGGGTGTATTAGTATGGAGAAATCCATTCGATTGAATACTTAATGATCCCACCAGAAGTAGTCTTGTTCAAGTTGATACACACTTCCATCAGCCGGATCTACTATATAAAATAACTTTTCTCCTGAAACTTCAACTGCATAATAGTAGTAATAATCATTAATAAACAATGAATTGCGAGGTGTAATCGGTATTGATATGTATTTTTTAGGAATAAAGGTGACATTATTGCTATTTATTTCATTTCGAACAATAGCTTTTCCACCTTCGTATGTAGTAGCCGGTAAATTAAAAATAAATAGAACCGGGATGATAATCGATAGCACAGTGAAAACTATCAATTTTCCTTTTATTTTTCCAGACTCTTTTATAAATATAATAAGAGTCAATAGTAGAATGATTCCAATATCCAATAAGAATGTTTTCATTGCTCCGGAGAATAATTTGTTCACTATGTGGATTACTATGAACTCAGTAGTAGGGACTATAGTTAATATTCTTGCTAATTTTTTATTTTCCATTAATGCATTCCCTCTTTTCGCAGGATATCTTCTATTCTCGATAATTCAATAATGATGAAAATGAGTCTACGATGTTTTTATTAGAACATGCTAAAACTTATGGTGAGAAAATTCTAAATGTCTAATAAAATAAAGCTAGCTTATTTTATGTTGAAAAAATGTGTATTGTATATAGAAGAAATTGTAACATAGATGTTGTTTTTGTACAATATGTTTGCTATAGTTTGAGTAGGTTAGAAAATTAATTTAAATTGCAATATTAAATGCAACACCTATAGTAGAAATCATTTTTTGTTTAGGTGGTAAATCCACAATATTATCCTTAAGCCCTTCTTGGTTATTTATTTGAGCGAATGCAGAGGGATGTCAAGGGTTGCCGTCAGGCAAGACGAAGTCTTTACCCTTGACTCCCCTCAAATGAGCTCTATAATTCACATGAAAGAAGGGCTTAAGCTGTTTTTGATGTATCATCATTAACTATTTTAAACAGCTCTTCATTAAAGCATTCTTCAGGCGTTTTATAATCTAATATCTTGCGTGGAAGATTATTTAACCAGTCTTGTATACGTTTTATTGTTGTCGCTGTAAAATCTCTTATTGCTTTCCCTTTAGGTATAAAACGCCGTATAAGACCATTATGACGTTCATTAGTACCTCTTTCCCATGAGGAATAAGGATGTGCATAGTATACTTCTATCCCTAATGGTTGTAATATTTCTGTCAATCTACTAAATTCTGAACCATTGTCTGCTGTAATAGTACGAAATATGTTACAAAACTGTTCTCCATAGAAATTCTTTAGTTCCAAAAGTGCCTTGTTAACAGCATTACTATCTCTTGCTTCTAAAAGAAACAGCAGTTCATAGCGTGTCTTTCGTTCTGTTAATGTTAAAATAACTGTATCGCTAGATTTTCTCCCTATGATT
It includes:
- a CDS encoding DUF58 domain-containing protein; its protein translation is MLKNKIIYLCFLIFTIALGIYKDGYISTILFYTALLLPVVSLSLILFTMASFRLLENVDQRIVVKGDVITYTYEISNHTKLLFCPMTIEFTDSKVLFKDTILGEEDEFILYPDEVKKAVKKVDCRYRGSYYIGIQSISIRDFFNLFTIKFKSIENPKILVYPKIRELIQVNKYTSLIESNESIVSKTNKDPSIFSNVRDYQSGDPLKAIHWKLSAKQGKLLVKENEGNINSRTKIIINYDSLPFSFEYNVVMQDYIIECVVATIKYLLENNTPTYLSYYKFDMQYISASNINDFGQFYNVLANMMFSGREFISILEKELGSFAQYANIMIFTPYITKELSEYILLNRARIPDINIYIINENKCEVGSILTDQDKQPLVDLLSNNIKVYKISYENELCRLEVA
- a CDS encoding AAA family ATPase — its product is MKKNNNVIERMVSNIEKVIVGKRDTIELLCLALLCDGHVLIEDVPGTGKTTLALALSKTIGGKFKRISCTPDVMPSDITGFSMFNPKTNEFEYREGAIMANIFLADEINRTPPKTQSGLLEAMEEKKVTVDGKLYPLPKPFMVIATQNPIEHLGTYPLPEAQLDRFIMKISIGYPNEEEELGILSIYGQEIPLEHLEAVVTLEEILEVQEEILKVKINQKVAQYIIKIAQESRRSNQIQLGISPRGTLAVARAARAWAYYQNRDFVTPDDIKKVLMPIVRHRIIPRAEAKYENISVEDILNELLKKITVPE